The genomic window GTCATGAAGTTATTAGAGGGAACAGAAAGCTACAGCAATAAAAAAGCCCAGGATTATACCAACAATAACCTCTGTTGCCTTATGCCCTTTTACCTCCTTAACAGGTAGATACTCAATATCTAATTGTTCCTGTAAATCTGCCCCTAATTTATTCATTGTTTTTGCTTGAACACCAGTAGCTTTTCTCACGCCTAGAGCATCTCTTATAGTCAAAATAGCATAAAACAGACTCAACAAAAAGACGGCTGACTCCGTGCCTTGCGTAATCCCAATGGAAGTGGTTAGACTAGTGACAGTGGAACTATGACTGGATGGCATCCCGCCTGTTCGCCATACTAATGTTATAAGAAGGTTTCTATCAAGCCGCCCTCTGGCTTTAAAGGCTTCGATGAGAGCTTTAATACCCTGGGCTATGAACCAACTAAATGTGGCACTTAAGAAAATAGGATGACTGACAACTCTGTACAGTCTGTCGATTGGAAAGTCGGCCATATTAATTAAGAATCCTTCCTTTATATTTTAAATAAAATACAGTATAAGGATTATCAACAGATTTTAACAGATCTGTAAAGAGTTTCAGGAGCTATTTTGCGTAGGGATAGATTTAAAAGCTACAAATTAACGGAAAATGAACAAGGCAAAAGGGTTGACAATATTGTAAAATCTT from Spirochaeta cellobiosiphila DSM 17781 includes these protein-coding regions:
- a CDS encoding divergent PAP2 family protein codes for the protein MADFPIDRLYRVVSHPIFLSATFSWFIAQGIKALIEAFKARGRLDRNLLITLVWRTGGMPSSHSSTVTSLTTSIGITQGTESAVFLLSLFYAILTIRDALGVRKATGVQAKTMNKLGADLQEQLDIEYLPVKEVKGHKATEVIVGIILGFFIAVAFCSL